The Enterococcus rotai genome includes a window with the following:
- the rpoN gene encoding RNA polymerase factor sigma-54, whose product MKFEQHLSQQQKQVQKLAMTQQLQQSIQILQYNSEELFAYIEAKSLENPLIDIQTETNYNDFPSAGSRTYTNEENNYLNQIPDNHTSLFEYLIDQIHLNYRDTYLRTLVLFLVEYIDLNGYLMIDLEEATQKTGATSIEMLDALTLIQQLDPAGVGARDLRECLLLQVERDDMAPELAYIVIEEEFDHLANRKWSLIAKKFDVALSDIQTIFDYIQTLTPAPGSIFESTSGLYIRPDLTLRINGEQLRVISNKTGTPTIQFQQAYFERMEATDDKEVQDYIKEKKNEFEWLEKTIIQRGDTILRVGTEIVQRQPEFFFKEDRPLKPMTLKEIAEALDIHESTVSRTVNGKYLETEFGVFELRSFFSHGLSNDNTGEETSTSSIKKQLQALVDNENKAKPLSDQKLVELLKEQEIKISRRTVTKYREALGIPASSKRKRYDD is encoded by the coding sequence ATGAAATTTGAACAACATTTGTCACAACAACAAAAACAAGTCCAAAAACTTGCAATGACCCAACAATTACAGCAATCGATTCAGATTTTACAATACAATTCAGAAGAACTTTTTGCATACATAGAAGCTAAATCACTGGAAAATCCTTTGATTGATATTCAAACAGAAACGAATTATAATGATTTTCCAAGTGCAGGCAGTCGCACATACACAAATGAAGAAAACAATTATTTGAATCAAATTCCTGATAACCATACGTCACTTTTTGAATATTTGATCGATCAGATTCATTTGAATTATCGGGATACTTATCTGCGAACGCTGGTATTATTTTTAGTTGAATATATTGATTTAAACGGTTACTTGATGATTGACTTAGAGGAAGCAACGCAAAAAACGGGGGCAACATCGATTGAAATGCTTGATGCGTTGACCTTGATTCAGCAACTAGATCCAGCAGGCGTTGGGGCAAGGGATTTACGTGAGTGTTTGCTCTTACAAGTTGAACGAGATGATATGGCACCAGAGTTAGCTTATATTGTGATTGAAGAAGAGTTTGATCATCTAGCCAATCGAAAATGGAGCCTGATTGCTAAAAAATTCGATGTAGCATTATCAGATATCCAAACGATTTTCGATTACATTCAAACCTTAACACCTGCACCTGGCAGTATTTTTGAATCAACTTCGGGATTATATATTCGCCCAGATTTAACCCTACGGATCAACGGTGAGCAATTAAGGGTTATTTCTAATAAAACGGGTACGCCAACGATTCAGTTTCAACAAGCTTACTTTGAACGAATGGAAGCAACAGATGACAAAGAAGTACAGGACTATATTAAGGAAAAGAAAAATGAATTTGAATGGTTGGAAAAAACAATTATTCAACGTGGAGATACGATTTTAAGAGTCGGTACAGAAATCGTTCAGCGCCAACCAGAATTTTTCTTTAAAGAAGATCGTCCGTTAAAACCAATGACGTTAAAAGAAATTGCGGAAGCGTTGGATATTCACGAATCCACAGTTAGCCGAACGGTTAATGGGAAATACTTGGAAACAGAATTTGGTGTTTTTGAATTACGTTCATTTTTCTCTCACGGTTTATCAAATGATAATACTGGAGAAGAAACGTCCACTAGCAGTATCAAAAAACAACTACAAGCTTTAGTAGATAACGAAAATAAAGCCAAACCGCTCTCTGATCAGAAACTAGTTGAATTGTTAAAAGAACAGGAAATCAAGATTTCTCGCCGAACGGTTACCAAATATAGAGAAGCATTGGGAATCCCTGCTTCGTCTAAACGAAAACGATATGATGATTAA
- a CDS encoding YrdB family protein produces the protein MIPIIKQLNDSIRFILELITIGLLLAGTLTFRILALKIIFSIVLPLCTVLFWGKYMAPLSPNRLSEVERILVEIILFGGVACLTFFVGHKKIAVAYLLIVTINTLFDHIL, from the coding sequence GTGATTCCAATAATCAAACAACTCAATGACAGCATTCGTTTCATACTTGAATTAATCACAATTGGTCTATTATTAGCCGGGACACTTACATTCAGAATACTTGCTTTAAAAATTATATTTAGTATTGTTCTCCCCCTTTGTACAGTTCTGTTTTGGGGTAAGTACATGGCTCCTCTATCCCCAAACCGTTTAAGTGAAGTTGAACGAATTTTAGTTGAAATCATTCTATTTGGTGGTGTTGCTTGTCTTACTTTTTTTGTTGGACATAAAAAAATTGCTGTGGCGTATCTGCTGATCGTAACAATAAATACCCTATTTGATCATATTCTTTGA
- a CDS encoding zinc-ribbon domain-containing protein, which translates to MFIVWGSKGFEQDLGDTVIQCDCSHCNNEVVMQGKQIGRKFTLFWIPLFTTSSSHYLLCPICGYGKELSKDVLAQYLVSTAETITE; encoded by the coding sequence ATGTTTATTGTATGGGGTAGTAAAGGATTTGAACAAGATTTAGGAGATACGGTGATTCAATGTGACTGTAGCCATTGTAACAACGAGGTGGTTATGCAGGGAAAACAAATCGGACGAAAATTCACGTTATTTTGGATTCCACTTTTTACAACATCATCTAGTCATTATCTACTATGTCCAATTTGCGGATATGGTAAAGAGTTATCTAAAGATGTTTTGGCGCAATACCTAGTTAGTACTGCTGAAACAATCACCGAATAA
- a CDS encoding methionine ABC transporter ATP-binding protein has product MIELKNIDVTFYQKKQQIDAVRNVTLTIEKEDVFGIVGYSGAGKSTLVRVINLLQRPTSGEVIINNQNILGFSPKELRAQRKKIGMIFQHFNLMKERTIFANVDFSLKYSGLSKEQRKEKIERLLELVGLSEKKDAYPSQLSGGQKQRVAIARALANDPEILLCDEATSALDPKTTIQILELLKKLNKELGLTIVLITHEMQVVKEICNKVAVMEDGQVIEQNDIVSIFSQPKEALTKDFIRTATHIDQALETIIQHPSLTDLGGNEVLVEISYVGEQTSEPLIAQLYSKYHVVTNILYGNVEILQQVPIGNLIVILSGEETQREKAIDFLQQQGVKIKILKTSESKENVIPLHVI; this is encoded by the coding sequence ATGATCGAATTAAAAAATATAGATGTCACCTTTTATCAAAAAAAACAGCAAATCGATGCAGTAAGAAATGTCACCTTAACCATTGAAAAAGAAGATGTATTTGGCATTGTCGGTTATTCAGGAGCTGGCAAAAGTACATTGGTGCGGGTAATCAACTTACTGCAGCGACCAACATCGGGTGAAGTCATTATTAACAATCAAAATATTTTAGGCTTTTCACCGAAAGAACTAAGAGCTCAACGTAAAAAAATCGGGATGATTTTCCAGCACTTTAATCTGATGAAGGAGCGAACGATTTTTGCTAATGTTGATTTTTCACTAAAGTATTCTGGTTTATCCAAAGAACAGCGAAAAGAAAAAATCGAACGTTTGCTTGAGCTAGTAGGTCTTTCAGAGAAAAAAGATGCCTACCCTAGCCAGTTATCTGGTGGACAGAAGCAGCGGGTAGCGATTGCTAGAGCTTTAGCAAATGATCCAGAAATTTTATTGTGCGATGAAGCAACGAGTGCATTAGATCCAAAAACAACGATTCAGATTTTAGAGTTATTAAAGAAATTAAATAAAGAACTCGGCTTAACAATTGTTTTGATCACGCATGAAATGCAGGTCGTAAAAGAAATTTGTAACAAAGTAGCTGTGATGGAAGATGGACAAGTGATTGAACAAAATGATATTGTTTCGATTTTTAGCCAACCAAAAGAAGCCTTGACGAAGGACTTTATCCGAACAGCGACACATATTGACCAAGCCTTGGAGACGATTATTCAACATCCTAGTTTGACTGATTTGGGTGGGAATGAAGTGTTGGTAGAAATTTCTTATGTAGGGGAACAAACAAGTGAACCATTGATTGCACAGCTGTATAGCAAATACCATGTTGTGACGAATATTTTGTACGGCAATGTAGAGATCTTGCAGCAAGTGCCAATTGGCAATTTGATCGTGATTCTTTCGGGAGAAGAAACACAACGAGAAAAGGCAATAGACTTTTTACAACAACAAGGGGTAAAAATCAAAATCTTGAAAACAAGTGAATCAAAAGAAAATGTTATCCCATTACATGTTATCTAA
- a CDS encoding MetQ/NlpA family ABC transporter substrate-binding protein, with product MKKKLISLVLIVMGIVGITACGKNDKVASDPDKAVPIVRVGTSPGPYSELFLEAVKPILEKEGYQIEQTEFTELIQADVAITEGAIDLNVDQHTAYLNNFNENKGTNLVGITPIPTVPAGLFPGKKSALNDVKTGDKIGIPDDASNTARAFNLLQKAGWIELEAGVDPVKATKEDIVSNPKNLELIQMSSAQIPRSLADLDFAVIPGSIVYSAKLDPKDSLLSEDVLKEYELVATIDEKNSKSDWAQAVVKAYHSDEFKKYLNEHNQGNYWFIPKELQEEQK from the coding sequence ATGAAGAAAAAGTTAATCAGTCTAGTGTTGATCGTAATGGGGATTGTTGGAATTACAGCGTGTGGTAAGAATGATAAGGTAGCATCAGACCCAGACAAAGCAGTGCCAATCGTTCGAGTCGGAACCTCACCTGGTCCGTATAGTGAATTATTCTTAGAAGCAGTTAAACCGATTCTAGAAAAAGAAGGCTATCAAATAGAACAAACTGAATTTACAGAATTGATTCAAGCTGACGTAGCAATAACAGAAGGTGCCATTGATTTAAATGTAGATCAGCACACTGCTTATCTAAACAACTTTAACGAGAATAAAGGAACGAACTTAGTTGGAATCACACCAATTCCTACTGTCCCGGCTGGGTTGTTCCCAGGAAAGAAAAGCGCATTAAATGACGTAAAAACAGGAGACAAAATCGGGATTCCAGATGATGCGTCGAATACAGCACGAGCGTTCAATCTACTGCAAAAAGCTGGTTGGATTGAATTAGAAGCAGGTGTTGATCCAGTTAAAGCGACTAAAGAAGATATTGTGAGCAATCCAAAAAATCTGGAACTGATTCAAATGTCATCCGCTCAAATACCTCGAAGTTTAGCAGATTTAGATTTTGCCGTAATACCAGGAAGTATTGTTTATAGTGCCAAGCTAGATCCTAAAGATAGTTTACTCTCAGAAGATGTGTTAAAAGAATACGAATTAGTTGCAACAATTGATGAAAAAAATTCAAAAAGCGACTGGGCCCAAGCGGTGGTAAAAGCGTATCATTCCGATGAGTTTAAAAAATATTTGAACGAACATAATCAAGGGAATTATTGGTTTATTCCAAAAGAACTACAGGAGGAACAAAAATGA
- a CDS encoding GNAT family N-acetyltransferase, which produces MLHTKPLTFDFYQENDQQLYSILTQDIRVMRYITEKAEPENEAIENFKKILAYNASHNDQTGYYKIFDQDIYIGFGKLSWDEESKIEIGYMILPEHWGKGYATKIIAHLLNLVRQSEQLSQATLYAIIDPKNGASKHLLEKNHFVSVWQGIEDGLPSEHLVWQP; this is translated from the coding sequence ATGCTCCACACTAAACCATTGACATTCGATTTCTACCAAGAAAATGATCAACAGCTTTATTCTATTTTGACTCAAGACATTCGTGTCATGCGTTATATTACTGAAAAAGCAGAACCAGAAAATGAAGCGATTGAGAATTTCAAAAAAATCTTAGCCTACAATGCCAGCCATAATGATCAAACAGGCTACTATAAAATCTTTGATCAAGATATTTATATTGGCTTTGGAAAATTATCTTGGGATGAAGAAAGTAAAATCGAGATTGGCTACATGATTTTACCTGAACACTGGGGAAAAGGTTATGCGACAAAAATAATAGCTCATTTATTAAACTTAGTAAGACAATCAGAGCAACTATCGCAAGCTACTCTTTACGCTATAATCGACCCTAAAAATGGTGCATCGAAACACCTTTTAGAAAAAAATCACTTTGTCTCTGTCTGGCAAGGAATAGAAGATGGTTTACCTTCTGAACACTTGGTTTGGCAACCTTGA
- a CDS encoding methionine ABC transporter permease, with protein sequence MQEFLQQYFPNVLLLKQEFIDSTIETLYMVFWTAIIAGILGTLLGVVLVATGPEGILKNSVLYNILEKIINVCRSIPFIIMLALIQPITRFLTGTTIGTTAALVPLVIGVIPFFARQIENALLEVDPGVVEAAESMGTSPLGIIFRVYLIEGLPSIIRVSSVTIINLIGLTAMAGAIGAGGLGNLAITRGYNRFQTDVTVVATLIILVLVFASQFISNTLIKKTSH encoded by the coding sequence ATGCAGGAATTTTTACAACAGTATTTTCCAAATGTCCTATTACTAAAACAGGAATTTATTGATAGCACGATCGAAACACTATATATGGTCTTTTGGACAGCCATTATCGCAGGAATTTTAGGCACATTACTTGGGGTTGTGCTAGTGGCAACAGGACCTGAGGGGATTTTAAAAAACAGTGTGCTTTATAATATTTTAGAAAAAATCATCAACGTTTGTAGATCCATCCCTTTTATCATCATGCTGGCATTGATTCAGCCGATCACTCGTTTTTTAACAGGAACAACGATTGGGACAACGGCGGCTTTAGTGCCACTGGTGATAGGAGTGATTCCATTTTTTGCACGTCAGATCGAAAATGCGTTATTAGAAGTTGATCCAGGTGTTGTTGAAGCAGCAGAATCAATGGGAACGAGTCCTTTGGGCATTATTTTTAGAGTGTATTTAATTGAAGGATTACCAAGTATCATTCGAGTGTCGTCCGTTACGATCATCAATTTGATTGGTTTGACCGCAATGGCTGGTGCAATTGGTGCAGGTGGGTTAGGAAATTTAGCAATTACTAGAGGTTATAATCGATTCCAAACAGACGTTACAGTTGTCGCAACATTGATTATTTTAGTCTTAGTTTTTGCCAGTCAGTTTATTAGTAACACATTGATCAAGAAAACATCACATTAA
- a CDS encoding MetQ/NlpA family ABC transporter substrate-binding protein: MKKTIKIIGLALTIGFVLAGCSAGSAKSEKNEVVKLGVVGANNEVLESVKERLKDEGIDLQLVEFSDYTQPNAALAEKEIDLNSFQHQIFLDNYNTEHKTELVSIGNTVSAPLGIYSSKIKDVKELKTDAEIAIPNDATNGGRALLLLQSAGLIKVDPAKKQTPTVSDVTENKLNLKITELDASQTARALQDIDASVINSGMAVDAGFVPTKDAIFLEPVDETSKPYVNIIVAREADKDNKTYNKVVDTYQQEETKKVIEETSKGSSIPAWETFGKK, translated from the coding sequence ATGAAAAAAACAATCAAAATTATCGGATTAGCATTAACAATTGGTTTTGTATTAGCAGGGTGTTCTGCAGGAAGTGCTAAAAGTGAAAAAAATGAAGTCGTAAAATTAGGGGTCGTTGGTGCGAATAATGAAGTATTAGAATCTGTAAAAGAACGTTTAAAAGATGAAGGCATCGACTTACAGCTTGTAGAGTTTTCTGACTATACCCAACCAAATGCGGCATTAGCTGAAAAAGAAATCGACTTAAATTCGTTCCAACATCAAATTTTCTTGGATAACTATAATACAGAACACAAAACAGAGCTTGTGTCTATCGGAAATACGGTTAGTGCACCATTAGGGATTTACTCATCTAAAATTAAAGATGTCAAAGAATTAAAAACAGATGCTGAAATCGCCATTCCAAATGATGCTACAAATGGTGGACGGGCATTATTGTTATTACAAAGTGCTGGATTGATCAAAGTAGATCCTGCTAAGAAACAAACTCCGACAGTCAGTGATGTCACTGAAAATAAATTAAACTTAAAAATCACAGAATTAGATGCTTCTCAAACAGCTAGGGCGTTGCAAGATATCGATGCTTCTGTGATCAATAGCGGGATGGCTGTGGATGCAGGGTTTGTCCCAACGAAAGATGCGATTTTCTTAGAACCTGTGGATGAAACATCAAAACCGTATGTCAATATCATTGTTGCTCGTGAAGCGGATAAAGACAATAAAACGTACAATAAAGTAGTGGACACGTATCAACAAGAAGAAACGAAAAAAGTGATCGAAGAAACATCAAAAGGATCAAGTATCCCAGCTTGGGAAACATTCGGTAAAAAATAA